Proteins encoded within one genomic window of Desulfurobacterium indicum:
- a CDS encoding MTAP family purine nucleoside phosphorylase: MILILGGSGAYFLDKEQFGEVLWIKRIETPFGLSNPIYRIKSPSGIEFLFLSRHGEKDYELTAPFVNYRANIYAAKKCGVERIVAWTGPGSIREEFKPGDYVIPDDLIDFTKKRDYTFFENRGLGFVRQNPVFCPEIRDALKDVLYEKGFAFHVGGTYVCTEGPRLETPAEIRMFKGFGGDLVGMTLVPEVFLAKELEMCYGAICYVTNYAEGIKPYGFKAGVLFEGMLPEEQKKLVDKAVSRFPEIMLSIVERLTEKERRCPCKDTMKRYKLKGVIGDNWETWF; this comes from the coding sequence ATGATATTGATTTTGGGTGGCAGTGGAGCTTATTTTCTTGATAAAGAGCAATTTGGGGAAGTTTTGTGGATAAAGAGGATAGAAACACCTTTCGGCCTTTCCAATCCCATTTATAGGATAAAATCACCTTCGGGAATAGAATTTTTATTTCTTTCTCGTCACGGAGAAAAGGATTATGAACTTACAGCCCCTTTTGTTAATTATCGTGCGAATATATATGCAGCAAAAAAGTGTGGTGTGGAAAGAATAGTTGCATGGACAGGTCCGGGTTCTATTAGAGAAGAGTTTAAGCCGGGTGATTATGTAATTCCAGATGATCTAATAGATTTTACGAAAAAGAGAGATTACACATTTTTTGAAAATAGAGGTCTTGGTTTTGTCAGACAAAATCCAGTTTTTTGTCCGGAAATAAGAGATGCATTGAAAGATGTGCTTTATGAGAAAGGCTTTGCTTTCCATGTAGGTGGAACGTATGTTTGCACTGAAGGTCCTCGCCTTGAAACGCCGGCGGAGATAAGAATGTTTAAAGGTTTCGGTGGGGATCTTGTTGGAATGACTCTTGTTCCGGAAGTATTTCTGGCAAAAGAGTTGGAAATGTGCTATGGCGCTATCTGTTATGTTACCAATTATGCGGAAGGAATAAAGCCTTACGGTTTCAAAGCTGGCGTTCTTTTTGAAGGAATGCTTCCGGAAGAGCAGAAGAAGCTGGTTGATAAGGCAGTTTCCCGTTTTCCTGAAATTATGCTTTCTATTGTTGAAAGATTAACAGAGAAAGAGAGGAGGTGTCCGTGCAAAGATACTATGAAGAGGTATAAACTTAAAGGTGTAATAGGTGATAATTGGGAAACCTGGTTTTGA
- a CDS encoding GGDEF domain-containing protein has protein sequence MKSNFRDFQYSVLVNASKEGDDFTPFRLTVLKYTILVALFSIPFVAVLRNLFLGQVEIAVFSAVAELLIFVAYIFFKLRNYAFARAFAITGVFTILVGILVQDVHYNYMWFALFPAVSFILFPSYVVLRASIIFGILIAFIELALHSYPFWLKFYYVQEVLIFYCFMVLGGYLYSKILEEHELVLQKLATKDMLTGAYNRWKFLEDFEREFERARRYNYPVSLIMFDIDHFKKVNDTYGHDAGDRVLKKIAKIVKDNIRKVDMFVRWGGEEFIIFLPNTDKKGAKVLAEKIRKKIEDTVFDEVGKVTVSFGVAELEKNDTIDDLLKRVDEGLYRAKRSGRNRVEVV, from the coding sequence ATGAAGAGTAATTTTAGAGATTTTCAATATTCTGTACTTGTCAATGCTTCTAAAGAAGGAGATGATTTTACTCCTTTCAGATTGACCGTTTTAAAATATACTATTTTAGTTGCCCTTTTTTCCATTCCTTTTGTTGCTGTTCTTCGCAATCTTTTTCTTGGCCAGGTAGAAATAGCAGTTTTTTCGGCTGTTGCTGAGCTTTTAATATTTGTTGCTTATATATTTTTTAAACTAAGAAATTATGCTTTTGCCAGGGCTTTTGCAATAACAGGTGTTTTTACAATTCTTGTCGGGATTCTGGTTCAGGATGTTCACTACAATTATATGTGGTTTGCCCTTTTCCCTGCCGTTTCTTTTATTCTGTTTCCTTCTTATGTTGTTCTTCGGGCTTCTATAATTTTTGGAATATTAATAGCTTTTATTGAATTAGCGCTTCATAGTTATCCATTCTGGTTGAAATTCTACTATGTTCAAGAGGTTTTGATTTTCTATTGTTTTATGGTTTTAGGAGGCTATCTCTATTCAAAGATTCTGGAAGAGCACGAGCTTGTTTTGCAAAAGCTTGCAACTAAAGATATGTTAACCGGTGCTTATAATAGATGGAAATTTTTAGAGGATTTTGAGAGGGAATTTGAAAGAGCTAGGAGATATAACTATCCTGTTTCTCTTATTATGTTTGATATAGATCACTTTAAAAAGGTGAATGATACTTATGGACACGATGCAGGGGATAGAGTTTTAAAGAAAATAGCAAAGATAGTTAAAGATAATATAAGAAAGGTGGATATGTTTGTTAGATGGGGAGGTGAAGAGTTTATTATTTTTCTCCCGAATACCGATAAAAAAGGTGCTAAGGTTCTGGCAGAGAAGATAAGAAAAAAAATAGAAGACACTGTGTTTGATGAGGTGGGAAAAGTTACTGTTAGTTTCGGTGTGGCAGAACTGGAAAAGAACGATACCATAGATGATCTTTTAAAACGTGTTGATGAGGGTTTATATAGAGCCAAAAGATCGGGAAGGAACAGGGTGGAAGTTGTTTGA